Proteins from a genomic interval of Synechococcus sp. A15-28:
- the ntcA gene encoding global nitrogen regulator NtcA: MVASSGFSRYSPQQPQGSGAAERSRTLLDVIRDLDGASTELVERNKTIFFPGDPAERVYLIRRGAVRLSRVYESGEEITVALLRENSLFGVLSLLTGHRSDRFYHAVAFTRVEMVTAPAASVRAAIEADTGVGLRLLQGLSSRILQTETMIETLTHRDMSSRLVSFLLVLCRDFGVPDELGITIDLRLSHQAIAEAIGSTRVTITRLLGDLRQSGLVQIDRKKITVLDPIALAKRFS; encoded by the coding sequence ATGGTGGCCAGCAGTGGTTTCAGTCGCTATTCACCACAACAACCGCAGGGATCAGGTGCAGCTGAACGCAGCCGCACCCTTCTGGATGTCATCCGTGATCTGGATGGAGCCAGCACTGAGCTGGTGGAACGCAACAAGACGATCTTCTTCCCGGGGGATCCGGCTGAACGGGTTTATCTGATCCGTCGCGGTGCTGTGCGGCTGTCTCGGGTTTACGAATCCGGTGAAGAGATCACCGTGGCGCTGCTGCGCGAAAACAGCCTGTTTGGTGTGCTGTCTCTGCTCACCGGACACCGTTCCGACCGCTTTTATCACGCTGTCGCTTTCACGCGGGTCGAGATGGTGACCGCCCCTGCCGCCTCGGTCCGTGCCGCCATCGAAGCGGACACCGGTGTCGGCCTGCGCCTTCTGCAAGGACTTTCCAGCCGGATTCTGCAAACCGAAACGATGATTGAAACCCTCACCCATCGAGACATGTCGTCTCGTCTGGTGAGTTTTCTGCTGGTGCTGTGCCGGGATTTCGGCGTCCCGGACGAGCTCGGGATCACAATTGATCTGCGTCTGTCCCATCAGGCCATCGCCGAAGCCATTGGCTCCACACGCGTCACGATCACCCGTCTGCTGGGAGACTTGCGCCAATCCGGGCTGGTTCAGATTGACCGCAAGAAGATCACGGTGCTGGATCCCATCGCCCTGGCCAAGCGGTTCAGCTGA
- the rph gene encoding ribonuclease PH, giving the protein MPASTPTRADGRGAEELRPFSVDWDPMSFALSSLIVRTGRTAVLCSVSLEEDVPRWRRGGHCGWLTAEYRLLPGSTPQRQSRELMKLSGRTQEIQRLIGRSLRAVLDMEALGERTLLIDCDVIQADAGTRTASITGAWIALRRACDRLLAQGVLSQDPIRHQLAAVSVGLIDAVPLLDFDYSEDSCADVDLNVVTTGDGRLLELQGTAEQAPFSRSELDAMLNLAESGIQELMRGQRLALATDTGSRIS; this is encoded by the coding sequence ATGCCTGCATCCACGCCCACGCGGGCTGACGGCCGGGGAGCAGAAGAGCTGCGCCCGTTCTCCGTGGACTGGGATCCGATGTCCTTCGCCCTGAGTTCCCTGATCGTGCGCACGGGCCGAACGGCTGTTCTCTGCAGCGTTTCCCTGGAGGAGGACGTGCCCCGCTGGCGCAGGGGCGGCCATTGCGGCTGGCTCACGGCTGAATATCGTCTGCTTCCCGGTTCGACGCCGCAACGACAGTCCCGGGAACTGATGAAACTCTCCGGCAGAACGCAGGAGATCCAACGCCTCATCGGCCGCAGTCTCCGGGCCGTTCTCGACATGGAGGCACTGGGCGAGCGCACCCTTCTGATCGACTGCGATGTGATCCAGGCCGACGCCGGCACCCGCACCGCGTCGATCACCGGCGCCTGGATTGCCCTGCGACGGGCCTGCGACCGCCTCCTCGCCCAGGGCGTGTTGTCGCAGGATCCGATCCGCCATCAACTGGCGGCGGTTTCCGTAGGACTGATCGACGCCGTGCCCCTGCTGGATTTTGACTACAGCGAAGACAGCTGTGCCGATGTGGATCTCAACGTGGTGACCACCGGCGACGGCCGCCTGCTCGAATTGCAGGGGACAGCGGAGCAGGCGCCGTTCAGCCGCTCCGAGCTCGATGCCATGCTCAACCTGGCTGAATCCGGCATTCAGGAGCTGATGCGTGGGCAGCGTCTCGCCCTGGCGACGGACACCGGTTCGAGGATTTCGTAA
- a CDS encoding cob(I)yrinic acid a,c-diamide adenosyltransferase, translated as MTASLTTSHRSSDSPDQDHRALERAGLRPLVPVRPPLHLVEPEGQLQVHTATYRGSFSSVLSQAMRAAGLGSRVLIAQFLKGGVHQGPEGCVRLCGGLTWLRPDVPACLSEAGHPSGAAAVDGVWQFCRSHLRDGDIDQLVLDEVGLAVGLGYVEEAELLEALDQRPPAMDVVITGPAIPPSIVAMADQVTQLRRGF; from the coding sequence ATGACCGCCAGCCTCACGACAAGCCATCGCTCCTCGGATTCCCCGGATCAAGACCACAGGGCTCTCGAACGGGCTGGTCTTCGTCCGCTGGTGCCGGTCCGTCCACCCCTGCATCTGGTGGAACCGGAGGGGCAGCTGCAGGTCCACACCGCGACCTATCGGGGCAGCTTTTCCAGTGTTCTCAGCCAGGCGATGCGTGCTGCTGGGCTCGGCAGCCGTGTGCTGATTGCACAGTTCCTCAAAGGTGGCGTGCATCAGGGTCCTGAGGGTTGTGTGCGTCTCTGCGGAGGGCTGACCTGGCTTCGCCCGGATGTGCCGGCTTGTCTGTCGGAGGCCGGCCATCCCAGTGGTGCTGCGGCTGTTGATGGGGTCTGGCAGTTCTGCCGCAGCCATCTCCGCGATGGCGATATCGATCAGCTGGTCCTGGATGAAGTGGGCCTCGCCGTCGGTTTGGGCTACGTCGAGGAGGCGGAACTGCTGGAGGCCCTCGACCAGCGGCCGCCGGCGATGGATGTGGTGATCACGGGGCCCGCCATACCCCCGAGCATCGTGGCCATGGCGGATCAGGTCACCCAGTTGCGCCGAGGTTTCTGA
- the dcd gene encoding dCTP deaminase encodes MLKNDRWITEQAAQGMLEPFQKGLVRHLDPDQKARPVLSFGCSSYGYDLRLSAQEFMIFRHVPGTVMNPKRFNPANLEPTPLHEDEDGRYFILPAHSYGLGVAMEKMRVPPNITVICLGKSTYARLGIIVNTTPAEASWEGHLTLEFSNSSGADCRIYAEEGICQLLFFEGDPCDTTYSDRQGKYQHQQERVTLARI; translated from the coding sequence ATGCTCAAGAACGATCGCTGGATCACCGAACAGGCCGCTCAGGGCATGCTGGAGCCGTTCCAGAAGGGCTTGGTCCGCCATCTGGATCCCGACCAGAAAGCACGGCCGGTGCTGAGTTTCGGCTGTTCCTCCTACGGCTACGACCTGCGCCTGTCAGCGCAGGAATTCATGATTTTTCGCCATGTGCCTGGCACGGTGATGAATCCCAAGCGTTTCAATCCAGCCAACCTCGAACCGACACCCCTGCATGAGGACGAGGACGGTCGGTATTTCATTCTTCCGGCCCACTCATATGGGCTTGGGGTCGCGATGGAGAAGATGCGTGTTCCCCCCAACATCACGGTGATCTGCCTCGGCAAGAGCACCTATGCCCGCCTCGGCATCATCGTGAACACCACGCCGGCGGAAGCGAGCTGGGAGGGTCACCTCACCCTTGAGTTCAGCAACAGCTCCGGAGCTGACTGCCGCATCTATGCCGAAGAGGGCATCTGTCAGCTGCTGTTCTTCGAGGGTGATCCCTGCGACACCACCTACAGCGATCGCCAGGGCAAATACCAGCACCAGCAGGAACGCGTCACCCTGGCCAGGATCTAA
- the thyX gene encoding FAD-dependent thymidylate synthase — protein sequence MDRFRVDLIAATPNPQLCVYAAMHQDYSEGFVAADRDNWPDEQRAGEICVKRLLSGERGHYGPMEHAQIVLNVGWFPHSVMQQARTHRVGVSFDVQSMRYTGERICRAAEGELDLEEVFYLRPVGDYSDRQGKKYAYPESQRSLDLDLCRAAARRYRDLLQAGFAEEHARGILPFDYRQHFVVSFSLRAFLHFMDLRAKLDAQLEIRQLCDLMWPHMVAWAPEFAGWYEKSRLHRARLAP from the coding sequence ATGGATCGCTTCCGGGTTGATCTGATCGCTGCCACACCCAACCCTCAGCTCTGCGTGTATGCGGCCATGCATCAGGACTACAGCGAGGGTTTCGTCGCGGCTGATCGTGACAACTGGCCGGATGAACAACGGGCTGGTGAGATCTGCGTCAAACGCCTTCTGTCGGGCGAACGCGGTCATTACGGACCGATGGAGCACGCCCAGATCGTGCTGAATGTGGGCTGGTTTCCCCATTCGGTGATGCAGCAGGCCCGCACGCACCGGGTTGGGGTCAGCTTCGATGTGCAATCCATGCGCTACACCGGCGAGCGCATCTGTCGCGCCGCAGAAGGGGAGCTGGATCTGGAGGAGGTTTTCTACCTGCGACCGGTCGGTGACTACAGCGATCGCCAGGGCAAGAAGTACGCCTACCCCGAAAGCCAGCGGTCCTTGGATCTCGATCTCTGCCGAGCTGCTGCTCGCCGCTATCGCGACCTGCTGCAGGCAGGCTTCGCTGAAGAGCATGCCCGAGGCATCCTCCCTTTCGACTACCGCCAGCACTTTGTGGTGAGCTTCAGCCTGCGGGCCTTTCTGCATTTCATGGATCTTCGGGCCAAGCTCGATGCCCAGCTGGAAATCCGCCAGCTTTGCGATCTGATGTGGCCCCACATGGTGGCCTGGGCACCTGAATTCGCCGGCTGGTACGAAAAGAGCCGACTGCACCGCGCCCGTCTGGCTCCTTAG
- a CDS encoding thioredoxin family protein, whose protein sequence is MTGSSPQPLLGPVERIVLVVAAIVLAVVLSTMRGGLQSASPLEQLARQSLEPEVALSNGRPTMVEFYADWCQVCREMAPAMLKLERSTQQQLDVVMVNVDNPRWQDLVDRYDVNGIPQLNLFDANGDAVGRSIGLRREEELSLLANALIQGSPLPSLQGLGRVSERDDESPLQASLTAGPRSHG, encoded by the coding sequence ATGACAGGCAGTTCTCCACAACCCTTGCTGGGACCTGTTGAACGGATCGTGCTCGTGGTGGCTGCCATCGTCCTGGCGGTGGTTCTCAGCACGATGCGGGGTGGACTTCAGAGCGCTTCCCCGCTGGAACAGCTGGCCAGGCAATCCCTCGAGCCGGAGGTTGCCCTCAGCAATGGGCGCCCAACGATGGTGGAGTTCTACGCCGACTGGTGTCAGGTCTGCCGTGAAATGGCCCCCGCCATGCTGAAGCTGGAACGAAGCACCCAACAACAGCTGGATGTGGTGATGGTGAACGTTGACAATCCCCGCTGGCAGGATCTGGTGGATCGCTACGACGTCAACGGCATCCCCCAACTCAATCTGTTTGACGCCAACGGTGATGCGGTCGGCCGCTCGATCGGTCTAAGGCGGGAGGAGGAACTTTCCCTCCTCGCCAATGCGCTGATCCAAGGGTCCCCCCTGCCGTCGCTGCAAGGGCTGGGCCGTGTGAGTGAACGAGACGACGAATCGCCTCTGCAGGCCTCTCTGACGGCGGGGCCCCGCAGCCACGGTTGA
- a CDS encoding lytic transglycosylase domain-containing protein: MPAGPRSLVLLLLTTAGLSLTAVVAGQQLLLERRSALNPRTPVVELWRTYRWSIDPLRRREAALLMSTKGQTLAGQGWGNDPLAAVALALAAESQQNRGDQAAADRLWQQLLKRFRDETVSARARQYQPDLHPELLERFPSHPAALATAVAMAPTPERSHQGAQHLARWGWRWPGAMDRLRAACSAEEPSRSERQNLAWALAMLGAGSSALDCLQGGAADAETGLAVGRALIRGAAEQHTQGEQMLLDLIQQHPETSAADEAVRLLMEPLFPDPALVEAIPPSVAKRSAAVAAARVRLNGGMGTLEVLQRWPDDRDSWQLQWDEARAALLNERWERARDLLTALPPGTLPPPLEARQLFWLGLSEERTGNNKAARRHWHQLVDTHPPGYYRWRADMRLGDTKPLRLDRPSTTLPVTTWAPLNSRYPEVNTLWRLGLAQQAWDAWLSLRDPRTPQSAEEQLVEGRLRLSVDDPWNGLDQLQRLSVRWVPTSCQQRLLLHRSQNPVFFPEAIESASSRHRVDPTLLLAIAKQESRFSPGVRSTAGAVGVMQLMPSTAASVADEALQEQDLTNPSTNILLGAAYLKSLLQLWEGNAFLSIASYNAGPGAVSSWPSPKSDPTIELWVERIPYAETRYYTKKVLDNVLSYSGGEWPVCDPVQGMRQAVTESNTGVENKPQQQE, from the coding sequence GTGCCCGCAGGACCCCGGAGCCTCGTTCTTCTGCTGCTCACCACGGCCGGACTGAGCCTGACGGCCGTGGTGGCAGGCCAGCAGCTGCTGCTGGAACGTCGATCGGCGCTGAATCCCAGGACACCAGTGGTGGAGTTGTGGCGAACCTATCGATGGTCCATCGATCCGCTGCGCCGACGCGAAGCGGCTCTATTGATGAGCACCAAGGGGCAGACCCTGGCGGGTCAAGGTTGGGGGAATGACCCTCTGGCCGCAGTGGCACTGGCCCTGGCCGCTGAGAGTCAGCAGAACCGTGGCGATCAAGCCGCCGCCGACCGGCTCTGGCAACAGCTGCTGAAGCGCTTCCGGGATGAAACGGTGAGTGCAAGGGCCCGGCAGTACCAGCCCGACCTGCATCCGGAACTGCTGGAACGGTTTCCGTCCCACCCCGCAGCCCTCGCCACCGCAGTGGCCATGGCGCCAACCCCGGAACGCAGCCATCAGGGAGCCCAGCACCTGGCTCGGTGGGGTTGGCGCTGGCCGGGCGCGATGGACCGGCTGCGAGCGGCCTGCAGCGCAGAAGAGCCGAGCCGATCAGAACGCCAGAACCTTGCCTGGGCCCTGGCCATGCTTGGGGCCGGATCATCCGCCCTGGACTGTCTCCAAGGGGGAGCCGCTGACGCGGAGACGGGACTTGCCGTGGGACGTGCCCTGATCCGAGGTGCTGCGGAGCAGCACACCCAGGGAGAGCAGATGCTGCTGGATCTGATTCAGCAGCATCCGGAAACCTCCGCCGCTGATGAGGCGGTTCGCCTGCTGATGGAACCCCTGTTCCCAGACCCGGCGTTGGTGGAGGCCATCCCTCCATCCGTGGCGAAGCGCTCTGCGGCTGTCGCTGCAGCCCGGGTTCGACTCAACGGTGGGATGGGCACGCTTGAGGTGCTCCAACGCTGGCCTGACGACCGCGATAGCTGGCAACTGCAGTGGGACGAAGCTCGGGCGGCACTGCTGAACGAGCGCTGGGAGCGGGCTCGAGACCTGTTGACGGCTCTGCCACCAGGCACCCTGCCTCCCCCGCTGGAGGCACGTCAGCTGTTCTGGCTGGGCTTGAGCGAAGAACGCACAGGAAACAACAAGGCCGCCAGACGCCATTGGCATCAGCTCGTCGACACCCACCCCCCGGGCTACTACCGCTGGCGGGCAGACATGCGTCTGGGTGACACCAAGCCCCTGCGTCTGGACCGACCCTCGACAACCCTGCCCGTCACGACGTGGGCTCCCCTCAACAGTCGCTATCCAGAGGTGAACACCCTCTGGAGATTGGGGCTTGCCCAACAGGCCTGGGATGCCTGGTTGTCGCTGCGTGATCCCCGGACTCCGCAGTCAGCGGAGGAGCAACTGGTGGAAGGACGATTGCGGCTCAGCGTGGATGACCCCTGGAACGGGCTGGATCAGCTCCAGCGACTGAGCGTGCGCTGGGTGCCAACGAGCTGCCAGCAGCGCCTGTTGCTGCATCGGAGTCAGAACCCTGTCTTCTTCCCAGAAGCCATCGAATCCGCATCATCACGGCACCGCGTGGATCCAACCTTGCTGCTGGCCATCGCCAAACAGGAATCGCGCTTTTCACCGGGCGTGCGGTCCACGGCTGGCGCCGTCGGCGTGATGCAGCTGATGCCCTCCACGGCCGCCTCCGTCGCAGATGAAGCGTTGCAGGAGCAAGACCTGACGAACCCATCCACCAACATCCTGCTGGGAGCGGCGTACCTGAAATCGCTGCTTCAGCTCTGGGAAGGGAATGCCTTCCTCAGCATTGCCAGTTACAACGCTGGGCCAGGCGCCGTCAGCTCCTGGCCTTCGCCAAAGAGCGATCCGACCATCGAGCTCTGGGTGGAGCGCATTCCATACGCCGAAACGCGTTACTACACCAAAAAAGTTCTCGACAACGTCCTGAGTTACTCAGGCGGTGAGTGGCCCGTTTGCGACCCCGTCCAGGGGATGCGGCAGGCAGTGACCGAGTCCAATACCGGCGTAGAGAACAAACCCCAGCAACAGGAGTGA